In one window of Arthrobacter pascens DNA:
- a CDS encoding flavin reductase gives MRKIAIIGAGESGAQLALGLQREGYAITLFSDRSAAQIRTGRVMSSQCMFGTALAAEEQLSPALSGIYESGAVPAINRISMRVSGESPDAPTEWEASLDTPAHSIDQRIKSAAWIETFISAGGDFRIEKVSARMLEELTRDYELVVVSTGKGELGQVFPRDKSKSPFDRPQRVLALNYVTAGNQLPGASQESTDSIRMSMVPGVGEFFTFPGLTVSGLCQMMVFEGVVGGPMDCWSDVTTPQDQLERSLEILKEYFPHESENFAGASLTDEGATLLGRITPTVRSAVGQLANGGLVFGVGDAVVLNDPLTGQGSNNATMAARYYLDSILRRGNEAFDQAWMERTFDEFWRGWGQWAVAWTNDMLKPRREHQLAIFSDAVEHPALAASVVNGFDDPRTFFPWWFDSAAAAEFVEAKKEEDSAAFDIRDFRAALGQFATGVTVITARAPDGRKVGMTANSFTSVSMEPPLVLWCPSKRAPSLIDFEESTHFAINVLASDQHVLSRQFATPSEDKFAGAEVVEGIAGVPVLKGAVATFQCRTVARHDAGDHVIYIGEVEKYEGTGGAPLVFHHGKYHATASHPDF, from the coding sequence ATGCGTAAAATCGCAATCATCGGCGCCGGTGAATCGGGCGCCCAGCTCGCTCTCGGGCTTCAGCGTGAGGGCTACGCGATCACACTTTTCTCGGACCGCTCGGCCGCGCAAATCCGCACCGGCAGGGTTATGTCCAGTCAGTGCATGTTTGGCACGGCCCTGGCGGCGGAGGAACAGCTGAGTCCTGCGCTGTCCGGTATCTACGAGAGCGGCGCGGTCCCCGCAATCAACCGGATCAGTATGCGGGTGTCCGGGGAATCACCCGACGCTCCAACGGAGTGGGAGGCATCACTGGACACCCCGGCGCATTCCATCGACCAGCGGATCAAGAGCGCCGCCTGGATTGAGACGTTTATCTCAGCGGGCGGGGACTTCCGCATTGAGAAGGTCTCGGCCCGGATGCTCGAGGAACTTACGCGCGACTATGAGCTCGTCGTGGTAAGTACGGGGAAAGGCGAGCTTGGCCAGGTCTTTCCCCGGGACAAATCAAAGTCCCCGTTTGACCGGCCCCAGCGAGTCCTCGCGCTGAATTATGTAACCGCTGGGAACCAGCTCCCGGGTGCGTCTCAGGAAAGCACCGACAGCATCCGCATGTCGATGGTGCCAGGCGTCGGCGAGTTCTTCACTTTCCCGGGCCTCACGGTGTCCGGCCTCTGTCAGATGATGGTCTTTGAAGGCGTCGTGGGAGGTCCGATGGACTGCTGGTCCGATGTCACCACGCCACAGGACCAGCTGGAGCGTTCCCTTGAGATTCTCAAGGAATACTTTCCCCACGAATCCGAAAACTTCGCGGGGGCCAGCCTGACGGACGAGGGCGCCACCCTCCTTGGCCGTATCACGCCGACGGTCCGGTCCGCGGTGGGTCAGCTGGCCAATGGCGGCCTGGTTTTTGGCGTTGGGGACGCTGTCGTCCTGAACGACCCGCTGACCGGGCAAGGATCGAATAACGCGACCATGGCGGCCCGCTACTATCTGGACTCCATACTCCGCAGGGGAAACGAGGCATTTGACCAAGCCTGGATGGAACGAACGTTCGACGAATTCTGGCGGGGCTGGGGACAGTGGGCCGTCGCGTGGACCAACGACATGCTCAAGCCCCGGCGGGAACACCAGCTGGCCATTTTCAGCGATGCCGTGGAGCACCCGGCTCTGGCCGCCAGCGTCGTCAACGGCTTCGACGACCCGAGGACGTTCTTCCCCTGGTGGTTCGACTCCGCCGCTGCCGCCGAATTCGTAGAGGCCAAGAAGGAGGAAGACTCTGCAGCCTTTGACATCCGGGATTTCAGGGCGGCACTTGGACAGTTCGCTACAGGTGTCACCGTCATCACCGCCCGGGCACCGGATGGACGGAAAGTCGGCATGACGGCAAATTCCTTCACGTCCGTTTCCATGGAACCGCCTCTGGTCCTCTGGTGCCCCAGCAAAAGGGCACCCAGCCTGATCGACTTTGAGGAATCGACCCATTTCGCCATCAATGTTCTTGCCAGCGACCAACACGTGCTGTCACGGCAGTTCGCGACGCCCTCCGAGGACAAGTTCGCGGGAGCGGAAGTAGTAGAGGGTATTGCGGGTGTCCCTGTCCTGAAAGGTGCCGTTGCCACGTTCCAATGCAGGACCGTCGCACGCCATGACGCCGGAGACCACGTGATCTATATCGGCGAAGTCGAGAAGTACGAGGGCACGGGAGGGGCGCCACTGGTCTTTCACCACGGCAAGTACCACGCAACTGCCAGCCACCCGGACTTCTGA
- a CDS encoding phytoene desaturase family protein, which produces MEPPEEIAIIGSGINSLVAAAELALAGKRVCIIERRDRLGGFIHSSERTLPGFIHDTFSSWHPLFVSGAAYKVLGQELHARGLEYCNSESAVTASVAADPGTGEHRVVIAYRDPQLTASTMKTPGDNEAYQAMLADLGRNADTVFGAFGAELRSLKDVAKIAFSALRRGKIKDNEAFLRDSVMSGRNYLRSRFRGWETDQLWSPWLLHAGLGPDQATGGVMLPVMAMSMHTFGLPVVKGGSSNIVSAFESLLKDSGVRIMLDTDVEKILVNAGRVVGLQTSQETVNAGTVLANVSPQALYGSLLDEAPPQAVAAAERYQNGRGAMQIHLALDKPVEWLDSRLNSVPLVHLSSGSDSTGVACAQAEAGLLPTDPTVVVGQQSVLDPSRAPEGKATLWLQLQEVPFSPVGDAAGLLPVEAGWSEDLKLHFMERILEKLERFAPGTRTSVLAWDILAPTDLLRENVNAVKGDPYGGSAELFQNLLWRPFPQAANHKTAIKGLWHIGASTHPGPGLSGGSGHMIAQKLI; this is translated from the coding sequence ATGGAACCACCGGAAGAAATCGCAATTATCGGCTCCGGCATCAACTCATTGGTCGCCGCGGCTGAACTCGCTCTGGCCGGGAAGCGGGTATGCATCATCGAACGCAGGGACCGTCTGGGCGGATTCATCCATTCCTCCGAAAGGACCCTGCCGGGCTTCATTCATGACACGTTCTCGTCCTGGCATCCACTCTTTGTTTCCGGAGCCGCCTACAAAGTGCTCGGTCAGGAACTCCATGCACGTGGTCTGGAGTACTGCAATTCGGAAAGCGCCGTCACAGCCAGCGTGGCTGCGGATCCCGGTACAGGTGAACATCGGGTAGTCATTGCCTACCGGGATCCGCAGCTCACTGCTTCAACGATGAAAACACCTGGTGACAATGAGGCCTATCAGGCCATGCTGGCGGACTTGGGTCGGAATGCTGACACTGTTTTCGGTGCATTCGGCGCGGAACTCCGCTCGCTCAAGGACGTCGCAAAAATTGCCTTTAGTGCCCTCCGAAGAGGGAAGATCAAAGACAATGAGGCGTTCCTGCGCGACTCTGTCATGAGCGGTCGCAACTACCTCCGAAGCCGTTTTCGAGGCTGGGAAACCGACCAGCTCTGGTCCCCATGGCTGCTCCACGCGGGCCTTGGCCCGGACCAGGCCACCGGTGGTGTGATGCTGCCGGTTATGGCCATGAGCATGCACACCTTCGGACTTCCTGTTGTGAAGGGCGGCTCTTCGAACATTGTCAGTGCGTTCGAGTCCCTGCTGAAGGACAGCGGTGTGCGCATCATGCTGGATACCGACGTGGAGAAGATCCTCGTCAACGCCGGAAGAGTCGTGGGACTTCAGACATCCCAAGAGACAGTGAACGCCGGGACTGTCTTGGCCAACGTATCCCCGCAGGCTTTGTACGGAAGTCTGCTCGATGAAGCACCGCCTCAGGCGGTAGCCGCCGCTGAGCGGTACCAGAACGGCCGCGGGGCCATGCAGATTCATCTTGCCCTGGACAAACCAGTCGAATGGCTGGATTCGAGGCTGAACTCCGTCCCATTGGTTCATCTGAGCAGCGGTTCAGACAGCACAGGCGTTGCCTGCGCTCAGGCAGAGGCGGGCCTCCTGCCGACTGATCCAACAGTGGTCGTCGGTCAGCAATCGGTACTGGACCCTTCCAGGGCGCCGGAGGGCAAAGCGACGCTCTGGCTTCAACTGCAGGAGGTTCCCTTTTCCCCTGTCGGGGATGCCGCAGGCCTGCTGCCTGTCGAGGCAGGCTGGTCCGAGGATCTGAAATTGCACTTCATGGAACGCATCCTGGAGAAGCTGGAACGATTCGCGCCCGGCACCCGGACGTCTGTGCTGGCCTGGGACATCCTGGCTCCCACCGACCTGCTCCGCGAGAATGTGAATGCGGTCAAAGGCGATCCCTACGGCGGTTCGGCTGAACTCTTTCAGAACCTCCTCTGGCGTCCATTCCCCCAGGCCGCCAACCATAAGACGGCCATCAAAGGGCTATGGCATATCGGCGCCTCCACCCACCCGGGTCCTGGACTCTCAGGAGGATCCGGTCACATGATTGCGCAAAAGCTTATCTGA